One region of Sphingomonas abietis genomic DNA includes:
- a CDS encoding NAD(P)/FAD-dependent oxidoreductase: MHSEQQNSVDVAIIGAGPAGLTAAYLLTKAGKTVTVIEKDPVYVGGISRTVEHHGFRFDIGGHRFFSKSREVVDLWNEILPDDFIERPRMSRIYYEGKFYSYPLRAFEALFNLGVWRSTLCMASYLRWKLFPKKEARSFQDWTINQFGAKLFGIFFKTYTEKVWGMPCDEISADWAAQRIKGLSLGGAVLDGLKRSLGLNKKPNDGMATKTLLESFRYPRKGPGMMWEAARDRVVEGGNSVLMAHNLKQLSQDKSGWRMVATGPDGDRVIRAAHVISSAPMRELAGRIHPLPQSLPDALDLKYRDFLTVALMIRSEDLFPDNWIYIHDSKVKVGRIQNFRSWSPEMVPDPELACVGLEYFCFEGDGVWASPDDVLIDLATKEMGILGLCDPATVEGGVVVRQEKAYPVYDDAYARHVTAMRTELEAAYPTLHLVGRNGMHRYNNQDHAMMTAMLTVRNILAGHRQYDVWAVNEDAEYHESGNEGADAQIAAPLDEDQKAALASVRAVPRRLKAA, encoded by the coding sequence GTGCATAGCGAACAGCAGAATAGTGTCGACGTCGCCATCATCGGCGCAGGCCCGGCCGGCCTGACGGCCGCCTACCTGCTCACCAAGGCCGGCAAGACCGTGACCGTGATCGAGAAGGATCCGGTCTATGTCGGCGGCATCAGCCGCACCGTGGAACATCACGGCTTCCGGTTCGACATCGGCGGCCATCGCTTCTTCTCGAAGAGCCGCGAAGTGGTCGACCTCTGGAACGAGATCCTGCCGGACGACTTCATCGAACGCCCGCGGATGAGCCGCATCTATTACGAGGGCAAATTCTACAGCTATCCGCTCCGCGCGTTCGAGGCGCTGTTCAACCTCGGCGTGTGGCGCTCGACGCTCTGCATGGCGAGCTATCTGCGCTGGAAGCTGTTCCCCAAGAAGGAGGCCAGGAGCTTCCAGGATTGGACGATCAACCAGTTCGGCGCCAAGCTGTTCGGCATCTTCTTCAAGACCTACACCGAGAAGGTGTGGGGCATGCCCTGCGACGAGATTTCGGCGGACTGGGCCGCCCAGCGTATCAAGGGACTGAGCCTCGGCGGCGCCGTGCTGGATGGCCTCAAGCGCTCGCTCGGGCTGAACAAGAAGCCCAATGACGGCATGGCGACCAAGACGCTGCTGGAAAGCTTCCGTTATCCGCGCAAGGGCCCCGGCATGATGTGGGAGGCCGCGCGTGACCGCGTGGTCGAGGGCGGCAACAGCGTGTTGATGGCGCACAATCTGAAGCAGCTCAGCCAGGACAAATCCGGCTGGCGCATGGTCGCGACCGGGCCGGACGGCGATCGCGTGATCCGCGCCGCCCACGTCATCTCGTCGGCGCCGATGCGCGAGCTGGCCGGCCGCATCCATCCGCTGCCGCAGTCGCTGCCCGATGCGCTCGATCTCAAATATCGCGACTTCCTGACCGTCGCGCTGATGATCCGTTCCGAAGACCTGTTCCCCGACAACTGGATCTACATCCATGATTCGAAGGTGAAGGTCGGCCGCATCCAGAATTTCCGCAGCTGGTCGCCGGAAATGGTGCCCGATCCCGAACTGGCCTGCGTCGGCCTCGAATATTTCTGCTTCGAGGGTGATGGCGTGTGGGCGTCGCCGGACGACGTGCTGATCGATCTCGCCACGAAGGAAATGGGCATTCTCGGCCTGTGCGATCCGGCCACCGTCGAGGGCGGCGTGGTGGTGCGGCAGGAGAAGGCCTATCCGGTCTATGACGATGCCTATGCCCGCCATGTCACCGCGATGCGCACCGAATTGGAGGCCGCCTATCCGACGCTCCATCTGGTCGGCCGCAACGGCATGCACCGCTACAACAACCAGGATCATGCGATGATGACGGCGATGCTGACCGTCCGCAACATCCTGGCCGGCCATCGCCAATATGATGTCTGGGCGGTCAACGAGGATGCCGAATATCATGAGTCGGGCAACGAGGGCGCGGACGCGCAGATCGCCGCGCCGCTCGACGAGGACCAGAAGGCGGCGCTCGCATCGGTGCGCGCCGTACCGCGCCGCCTGAAGGCAGCGTGA
- a CDS encoding outer membrane protein, which produces MRIMFAAAIAAAAIAAPAFAQDAAPFTGARLGVTLGYDKTHDQDGFTYGGAFGYDKAVAPRITLGAEATFEDSTTKGDGFNVSRDVAISARAGYVVLPRVLAFAKVGYDTTRFEYQGGHTNLEGVRYGGGLEYAVTPRTYVSAEYRRTEYEDDFGGRDAGIVGFGVRF; this is translated from the coding sequence ATGCGTATCATGTTCGCCGCAGCCATTGCCGCCGCCGCCATCGCCGCCCCCGCCTTCGCGCAGGACGCCGCGCCGTTCACCGGTGCGCGCCTCGGCGTCACCCTGGGCTACGACAAGACCCACGACCAGGACGGCTTCACCTATGGCGGCGCCTTCGGTTACGACAAGGCCGTGGCCCCCAGGATCACGCTGGGCGCCGAGGCGACCTTCGAGGATTCGACCACCAAGGGCGACGGCTTCAACGTGTCGCGCGATGTCGCGATCTCGGCCCGCGCCGGCTATGTGGTGTTGCCGCGCGTGCTCGCCTTCGCCAAGGTCGGCTACGACACGACCCGCTTCGAATATCAGGGCGGCCACACCAACCTCGAGGGCGTGCGCTACGGCGGCGGCCTGGAATATGCGGTGACGCCGCGCACCTATGTGTCGGCCGAATATCGCCGCACCGAATATGAGGATGATTTCGGCGGCCGTGACGCCGGCATCGTCGGCTTCGGCGTGCGCTTCTGA
- a CDS encoding SAM-dependent methyltransferase: MLLDPLFRRIVRQGELTITDAAGQTYRYGAPEPGRAPVHLRFHDKKVPLDLVRRPALGMAEAYMDGRIDVEGDDILAFIDLYRANARWETATDDGLAIGEHPWITRLGRANNRRKSRKNVAHHYDLSDRLYDLFLDRDKQYSCAYFTPENNDRDLDRAQLEKKAHIAAKLALKPGQKVLDIGCGWGGMALYLNRVADVDVLGITLSEEQLKVARRRAEEAGVADRVKFELIDYRTLDGRFDRIVSVGMFEHVGVPDFRAYFRKVRDLLTEDGVALIHTIGRVGPPSFTDGFTAKYIFPGGYIPALSETVAASEREHLMLSDLEVLRLHYGLTIEPWYARTGAAKDQIVALYDERFYRMWRFYLAGAITAFRHADMVNFQLQYVRDRHALPITRDYIAEAEKALLAKG, from the coding sequence ATGCTACTCGATCCCCTGTTCCGCCGTATCGTCCGCCAGGGCGAACTGACCATCACCGACGCTGCCGGCCAGACGTACCGTTATGGCGCACCCGAACCCGGCCGCGCCCCGGTCCATCTGCGGTTTCACGACAAGAAGGTGCCGCTCGATCTCGTCCGCCGCCCCGCGCTCGGCATGGCGGAAGCCTATATGGACGGCCGGATCGACGTGGAGGGGGACGATATCCTCGCCTTCATCGATCTCTACCGGGCCAATGCGCGCTGGGAGACGGCGACCGACGACGGCCTCGCCATCGGCGAGCATCCGTGGATCACCCGGCTCGGCCGCGCCAACAACCGGCGCAAATCGCGCAAGAATGTCGCGCATCATTATGATCTGAGCGATCGGCTCTACGATCTCTTCCTCGATCGCGACAAGCAATATAGCTGCGCCTACTTCACCCCCGAGAATAATGATCGCGATCTCGATCGGGCGCAGCTCGAGAAGAAGGCGCACATCGCCGCCAAGCTGGCCCTCAAGCCCGGCCAGAAGGTGCTCGACATCGGCTGCGGCTGGGGCGGCATGGCGCTCTACCTGAACCGCGTCGCCGACGTCGACGTGCTCGGCATCACGCTCAGCGAGGAGCAGCTCAAGGTCGCCCGCCGCCGCGCCGAGGAGGCCGGCGTCGCCGATCGCGTGAAATTCGAGCTGATCGACTATCGCACGCTCGATGGCCGATTCGATCGCATCGTCTCGGTCGGCATGTTCGAGCATGTCGGCGTGCCCGATTTCCGTGCCTATTTCCGCAAGGTCCGCGATCTGCTGACCGAGGACGGGGTGGCGCTGATCCACACCATCGGCCGAGTCGGCCCGCCGAGCTTCACCGATGGCTTCACCGCCAAATATATCTTCCCCGGCGGCTATATCCCGGCGCTGTCGGAAACGGTCGCGGCGAGCGAGCGCGAGCATCTGATGCTCTCGGACCTCGAGGTGCTGCGCCTCCATTACGGGCTGACGATCGAACCCTGGTACGCCCGCACCGGCGCCGCGAAGGACCAGATCGTCGCGCTCTACGACGAGCGCTTCTACCGCATGTGGCGCTTCTACCTCGCCGGCGCGATCACGGCATTCCGCCATGCCGACATGGTCAATTTCCAGCTCCAATATGTCCGCGATCGGCACGCGCTGCCGATCACGCGGGATTATATCGCCGAGGCGGAGAAGGCGCTGCTCGCCAAGGGTTAA
- a CDS encoding argininosuccinate synthase has product MSQPVNRVVLAYSGGLDTSVILKWLKETYNCEVVTFTADLGQGEELEPARAKALLMGVKPEHIFIDDLREEFVRDYVFPMMRANALYEGTYLLGTSIARPLIAKRQIEIAKMVGADAVSHGATGKGNDQVRFELGYYALQPDIKVIAPWREWDLTSRTKLIEYAEKHQIPVPKDKRGESPFSTDANMLHTSSEGKVLENPWDEVPDYVYSRTNNPEDAPDTPEYITIDFEKGDGVALNGEAMSPATLLEALNGLGKTHGIGRLDLVENRFVGMKSRGMYETPGGTIYHAAHRGIEQITLDRGAAHLKDELAVRYAELIYNGFWFSPEREMLQAAIDHSQARVNGTVRLKLYKGQASVVGRKSPDTLYSEKVVTFEEDAGAYDQRDAAGFIKLNALRLRLLGRRDGR; this is encoded by the coding sequence ATGTCTCAGCCGGTCAACCGCGTCGTCCTCGCTTATTCGGGCGGTCTCGATACCAGCGTGATCCTGAAATGGCTGAAGGAGACCTACAATTGCGAGGTCGTCACCTTCACCGCCGATCTCGGCCAAGGCGAGGAACTGGAGCCGGCCCGCGCCAAGGCGCTGCTGATGGGCGTGAAGCCCGAGCATATCTTCATCGACGATCTGCGCGAGGAGTTCGTGCGCGACTATGTGTTCCCGATGATGCGCGCCAACGCGCTCTACGAGGGCACCTATCTGCTCGGCACCTCGATCGCGCGGCCGCTGATCGCCAAGCGCCAGATCGAGATCGCCAAGATGGTCGGCGCCGATGCGGTCAGCCACGGCGCCACCGGCAAGGGCAATGACCAGGTCCGCTTCGAGCTCGGCTATTACGCGCTCCAGCCCGACATCAAGGTGATCGCGCCGTGGCGGGAGTGGGATCTGACCAGCCGCACCAAGCTGATCGAATATGCCGAGAAGCACCAGATCCCGGTGCCCAAGGACAAGCGCGGCGAATCGCCCTTCTCCACCGACGCCAACATGCTCCACACCTCGTCCGAGGGTAAGGTGCTGGAGAATCCGTGGGACGAGGTGCCGGACTATGTCTATTCGCGCACCAACAACCCCGAGGATGCGCCCGACACCCCGGAATATATCACCATCGATTTCGAGAAGGGCGACGGCGTCGCGCTGAACGGCGAGGCGATGAGCCCCGCGACGCTGCTGGAGGCGCTGAACGGCCTCGGTAAGACCCACGGCATCGGCCGGCTCGATCTCGTCGAGAACCGCTTCGTCGGCATGAAGTCGCGCGGCATGTACGAGACGCCGGGCGGCACCATCTACCACGCCGCGCATCGCGGCATCGAGCAGATCACGCTGGATCGCGGCGCCGCCCACCTCAAGGACGAGCTGGCGGTGCGCTATGCCGAACTGATCTACAACGGCTTCTGGTTCTCGCCCGAGCGCGAGATGCTCCAGGCCGCGATCGACCATTCGCAGGCGCGGGTGAACGGCACCGTCCGCCTCAAGCTCTACAAGGGCCAGGCCTCGGTGGTCGGCCGCAAGTCGCCCGACACGCTCTATTCCGAGAAGGTCGTCACCTTCGAGGAGGACGCCGGCGCCTATGACCAGCGCGACGCGGCCGGCTTCATCAAGCTCAACGCGCTACGGCTGCGCCTGCTCGGCCGCCGCGACGGGCGCTAA
- the rlmN gene encoding 23S rRNA (adenine(2503)-C(2))-methyltransferase RlmN, which translates to MQIAPNLMPIAGHVDPVPVPRATPPGAEEGKTSLVGLSREQIRGELEAVGMEPKQAKLRAKQLWHWIYHRGATAFETMTDIAKAQHPWLTEHFSVDRPAVVEAQVSNDGTRKWLLRSTDGHDFEMVFIPDADRGTLCVSSQVGCTLNCRFCHTGTMRLVRNLTPGEIVGQVMLARDSLGEWPSQPEGRMLTNIVMMGMGEPLYNFDAVRDALKIVMDGDGLGLSRRRITLSTSGVVPMMARAGEEIGVNLAVSLHGVTKEVRDEIVPLNRKYGIEELLQACADYPGANNARRITFEYVMLKDKNDSDADAHELVRLIRKYRLPAKVNLIPFNPWPGAAYECSTPERIRSFSNIVFEAGISAPIRTPRGRDIDAACGQLKTSSEKKSRAELDRLAEEKQAALG; encoded by the coding sequence ATGCAGATAGCCCCGAACCTGATGCCGATCGCCGGCCATGTCGATCCCGTGCCCGTGCCGCGCGCGACTCCGCCCGGCGCGGAGGAAGGCAAGACGAGCCTCGTCGGCCTCAGCCGCGAGCAGATCCGGGGCGAGCTCGAAGCCGTCGGCATGGAGCCCAAGCAGGCCAAGCTGCGCGCCAAGCAATTGTGGCACTGGATCTATCATCGCGGCGCCACCGCGTTCGAGACGATGACCGACATCGCCAAGGCCCAGCATCCGTGGCTCACCGAGCATTTCTCGGTCGATCGCCCGGCGGTTGTGGAGGCACAGGTCTCCAACGACGGCACCCGCAAATGGCTGCTGCGCTCCACCGACGGCCATGATTTCGAGATGGTGTTCATCCCCGATGCCGATCGCGGCACCCTGTGCGTCTCCAGCCAGGTCGGCTGCACGCTCAACTGCCGCTTCTGCCACACCGGCACGATGCGGCTGGTCCGCAACCTGACGCCGGGCGAGATCGTCGGCCAGGTCATGCTGGCGCGCGATTCGCTCGGCGAATGGCCGAGCCAGCCCGAAGGGCGGATGCTCACCAACATCGTGATGATGGGCATGGGCGAGCCGCTCTATAATTTCGATGCGGTGCGCGATGCGCTCAAGATCGTGATGGATGGCGACGGGCTCGGCCTGTCGCGCCGCCGCATCACGCTCAGCACGTCCGGCGTAGTGCCGATGATGGCGCGCGCCGGCGAGGAGATCGGCGTCAACCTCGCCGTCTCGCTGCACGGCGTGACCAAGGAGGTCCGCGACGAGATCGTGCCGCTCAACCGCAAATATGGCATCGAGGAACTGTTGCAGGCCTGCGCCGATTACCCTGGCGCCAACAATGCCCGCCGCATCACCTTCGAATATGTGATGCTCAAGGACAAGAATGACAGCGATGCGGATGCGCATGAGCTGGTCCGGCTGATCCGCAAATACCGCCTGCCCGCCAAGGTGAACCTGATCCCGTTCAACCCGTGGCCGGGCGCCGCGTATGAATGTTCGACGCCGGAGCGCATCCGCAGCTTCTCGAACATCGTGTTCGAGGCCGGCATCTCGGCGCCGATCCGCACGCCGCGCGGCCGCGACATCGATGCCGCCTGCGGCCAGCTCAAGACCTCCTCCGAGAAGAAGAGCCGGGCCGAACTCGATCGGCTGGCGGAGGAGAAGCAAGCAGCGCTCGGCTGA
- a CDS encoding glycosyltransferase family 39 protein, translating to MQARRAALPVVMAVAAVLAGSVLRLWHVAGEPLWLDEAYSAFAADHGFAFLWHVVPQYETHPPVYYSLLRIWSGWAGTGLVARRALGLLCGFGTILVVGMVAARLGRITRMSRRDRLWLIAIMLSLVALQPLLIAMSRQVRPYPVMILVYATSLLPLLRLIQDTARRNRPDRAAIAGFFLCEALMLWLHSLGPLFGLSMTLALGVAVLKPGLGRRDWTWLAGGQAVVGLIYLPAFLIMIHQATGWVSSTWVTFAMADVPVAIGQIYLDWNLWARLIALVAAIVGATLLLRRLGGGRLLTILLLMALLPVLLSILLSALVSPVFLARTLSPAAIPALLLLSVGLVWPGRWLWAGLVPLSAVLGSMVIIDRMEARVGPAQDWYGAIAWLTPRMAPGDVVWAYPNEGALPLAYALRDQRRHLPLMQVPAAMPALAVPGYHPTGSRGAVSLYPAQIDALMRTDAARRPPTIWLLRLTGPLYDTNDHMLHALERNRVTVGRFQSRQIDLIGLRRTDLAPVAAAEQAQP from the coding sequence ATGCAGGCACGTCGCGCAGCGTTGCCCGTCGTGATGGCGGTGGCGGCGGTGCTGGCCGGATCGGTCCTGCGCCTGTGGCATGTCGCAGGCGAGCCATTGTGGCTGGACGAGGCCTATAGCGCCTTTGCCGCCGATCACGGCTTCGCCTTCCTCTGGCATGTCGTTCCCCAATATGAGACCCACCCGCCGGTCTATTATTCGCTGCTGCGGATCTGGAGCGGATGGGCCGGCACCGGGCTGGTCGCGCGACGGGCGCTCGGGCTTCTTTGCGGTTTCGGGACGATCCTGGTGGTCGGCATGGTCGCGGCGCGGCTGGGGCGGATCACCCGTATGTCCCGCCGTGACCGGCTGTGGCTGATCGCGATCATGCTGTCCCTGGTGGCGCTCCAGCCGCTGCTGATCGCGATGAGCCGGCAGGTGCGGCCCTATCCGGTGATGATCCTCGTCTATGCGACGAGCCTGCTGCCGCTGCTCCGGCTGATCCAGGATACCGCACGCCGAAACCGGCCGGATCGCGCCGCGATCGCCGGCTTCTTCCTCTGCGAGGCGCTGATGCTGTGGCTGCACAGCCTCGGCCCACTATTTGGTCTGTCGATGACGCTGGCGCTCGGTGTCGCGGTGCTGAAACCCGGCCTCGGTCGGCGCGACTGGACATGGCTGGCGGGCGGGCAGGCGGTGGTCGGACTGATCTACCTGCCGGCCTTCCTGATCATGATCCATCAGGCGACCGGATGGGTGAGCAGCACCTGGGTGACCTTCGCGATGGCCGACGTGCCGGTCGCGATCGGGCAGATCTATCTCGACTGGAATCTGTGGGCGCGCCTGATCGCGCTGGTGGCGGCGATCGTCGGCGCCACCCTGCTGCTGCGGCGCCTGGGCGGCGGCCGGCTGCTGACCATCCTGCTGCTGATGGCGCTGCTGCCGGTGCTGCTGTCGATCCTGCTGTCGGCCCTGGTCTCGCCGGTGTTCCTGGCGCGGACATTGAGCCCGGCGGCGATCCCGGCCCTGCTGCTGCTCAGCGTCGGCCTGGTCTGGCCGGGGCGCTGGCTGTGGGCCGGGCTGGTGCCGCTCTCGGCCGTGCTGGGCTCGATGGTGATCATCGACCGGATGGAGGCGAGGGTCGGGCCGGCGCAGGATTGGTATGGCGCGATCGCCTGGCTCACCCCCCGCATGGCGCCGGGCGACGTGGTGTGGGCCTATCCCAATGAGGGCGCGCTACCGCTGGCCTATGCGTTGCGGGATCAGCGCCGGCACCTGCCGCTGATGCAGGTGCCGGCGGCGATGCCGGCGCTCGCGGTGCCCGGCTACCACCCGACCGGAAGCCGGGGCGCCGTCTCGCTCTATCCCGCGCAGATCGATGCGCTGATGCGAACCGATGCCGCCCGCCGCCCGCCGACGATCTGGCTGCTCCGGCTGACCGGGCCACTCTACGACACCAACGACCATATGCTTCACGCGCTGGAGCGGAACCGGGTGACGGTCGGTCGTTTCCAGAGTCGTCAGATCGATCTGATTGGCCTGAGACGGACGGATTTAGCGCCCGTCGCGGCGGCCGAGCAGGCGCAGCCGTAG
- a CDS encoding EF-hand domain-containing protein encodes MSKCWRLSPTVVAAAAVPLLLAVGAARADPPPVHRSDVEARAIAMFDKADVNHDGVMTREEYHAALAAIVKAKGGTPTAKGWAMVDAQFDAVDQAHSGRIPRAAFVAAALAHTDGADLNHDGTVTPDEARKAASIKRKMLKAQAKAAKATP; translated from the coding sequence ATGTCGAAGTGCTGGCGGCTGTCGCCGACCGTTGTGGCCGCCGCTGCGGTGCCCCTCCTTCTCGCCGTCGGTGCGGCGCGGGCCGATCCCCCGCCGGTGCATCGATCGGATGTCGAGGCGCGCGCGATCGCCATGTTCGACAAGGCCGACGTCAATCATGACGGGGTGATGACCCGCGAGGAATATCATGCCGCCTTGGCCGCGATCGTGAAGGCGAAGGGCGGCACGCCGACGGCGAAGGGCTGGGCGATGGTCGATGCGCAGTTCGATGCCGTCGATCAGGCGCATAGCGGACGCATTCCGCGCGCCGCCTTCGTCGCCGCGGCGCTCGCCCATACCGATGGCGCGGACCTCAACCATGACGGCACGGTGACGCCCGACGAGGCGCGCAAGGCGGCGAGCATCAAGCGCAAGATGCTCAAGGCGCAGGCGAAGGCCGCGAAGGCGACCCCTTAA